Proteins found in one Corynebacterium sanguinis genomic segment:
- a CDS encoding P-II family nitrogen regulator has protein sequence MKLITAVVKPFTVIYIMEALEEIGVCGITVTDAQGRGRQGGNVEYYRGAKYSSPFVAKAKVEVLVTDEQVDVAVDTLVKSAYTGEVGDGKVWVTSIDNVVRVRTGEKDDQAI, from the coding sequence ATCACTGCAGTGGTCAAGCCTTTCACCGTGATCTACATCATGGAGGCGCTTGAAGAAATCGGCGTGTGCGGTATCACCGTCACGGATGCGCAGGGCCGCGGCCGCCAGGGCGGCAACGTGGAGTACTACCGCGGCGCGAAGTACTCCTCGCCGTTCGTGGCCAAGGCCAAGGTTGAAGTGCTCGTGACAGACGAGCAGGTTGACGTGGCCGTCGATACGCTCGTGAAAAGCGCTTATACCGGCGAGGTCGGCGACGGCAAGGTGTGGGTCACCTCGATCGACAACGTCGTGCGCGTGCGCACTGGTGAGAAGGACGATCAAGCCATCTAA
- the ffh gene encoding signal recognition particle protein produces MFESLSDRLQTALGGLRGKGKLTEADINNTAREIRLALLEADVSLTVVRAFIKRVKERSLGADVSEALNPAQQVIKIVDEELTNILGGETRRLNLAKTPPTVIMLAGLQGAGKTTLAGKLANHLTKQGHTPMLVACDLQRPGAVQQLQIVGERAGVPTFAPDPGTSLDSLDHEMGTSHGDPVAVATAGIEHAVRAKNDVVIIDTAGRLGIDETLMTQARNIRDAVNPDEVLFVIDAMIGQDAVATAQAFADGVDFTGVVLTKLDGDARGGAALSIREVTGKPILFASTGEKLDDFDIFHPDRMSSRILGMGDVLSLIEQAETMFDQQEAEKAAARLGSGELTLEDFLDQLLMVRRMGPIGNLLKMMPGGKQMNEMADMVDEKQLDRIQAIIRGMTPAEREDPKILNASRRKRIANGSGVSVSDVNQLVERFFEAKKMMGQMASQFGLPGMPGMGGGRSATKKKPKGRKGKNGKRKPVKNRGGAKPGMPGGMPSMADLQKMQEQLGGGMPGMPGAGKMPPGMEGLDLNNLDFSQAMKNLGKKGK; encoded by the coding sequence GTGTTTGAGTCGCTGTCCGACCGCCTACAAACTGCCCTCGGCGGCCTGCGCGGTAAGGGCAAGCTGACCGAGGCAGACATCAACAACACCGCCCGTGAGATCCGCCTCGCGCTGCTCGAGGCCGATGTTTCCCTCACCGTGGTGCGCGCCTTTATTAAACGAGTCAAGGAGCGCTCCCTCGGCGCCGATGTCTCCGAGGCGCTCAACCCGGCGCAGCAAGTCATCAAAATCGTCGACGAGGAGCTCACCAACATCCTCGGCGGCGAGACCCGCCGGCTGAACCTGGCGAAAACCCCGCCGACCGTGATCATGCTCGCCGGGCTGCAGGGCGCCGGTAAGACCACGCTCGCCGGCAAGCTGGCGAACCACCTGACCAAGCAGGGCCACACCCCGATGCTGGTGGCCTGCGACCTGCAGCGCCCCGGGGCGGTGCAGCAGCTGCAAATCGTCGGCGAGCGCGCTGGCGTCCCGACGTTCGCGCCGGACCCCGGCACGTCGCTGGATTCGCTAGATCACGAGATGGGCACCTCCCACGGTGACCCCGTCGCCGTGGCCACGGCGGGTATTGAGCACGCCGTTCGCGCCAAGAACGACGTGGTCATCATCGATACCGCCGGTCGCCTCGGCATCGACGAAACCCTGATGACGCAGGCGCGCAACATCCGCGATGCCGTCAACCCCGATGAAGTCCTCTTCGTCATCGACGCGATGATCGGCCAGGACGCCGTCGCCACCGCGCAGGCGTTCGCCGACGGCGTCGACTTCACCGGTGTGGTGCTGACCAAGCTTGACGGCGACGCCCGCGGCGGCGCAGCGCTGTCGATCCGCGAGGTCACGGGCAAACCGATCTTGTTCGCCTCCACGGGTGAGAAGCTCGACGACTTCGACATCTTCCACCCCGACCGCATGTCCAGCCGCATCCTCGGCATGGGCGATGTGCTCTCGCTCATCGAGCAGGCCGAGACCATGTTCGACCAGCAGGAGGCCGAAAAGGCCGCCGCGCGCCTCGGCTCCGGCGAGCTCACTTTGGAGGACTTCCTCGACCAGCTGCTCATGGTCCGCCGCATGGGGCCGATCGGCAACCTGCTGAAGATGATGCCCGGTGGCAAGCAGATGAACGAGATGGCCGACATGGTCGACGAGAAGCAGCTCGACCGCATCCAGGCGATCATCCGCGGCATGACTCCCGCCGAGCGCGAGGACCCGAAGATCCTCAACGCCTCGCGCCGCAAGCGCATCGCCAACGGTTCCGGCGTGTCCGTCTCCGACGTCAACCAGCTCGTGGAGCGCTTCTTCGAGGCGAAGAAGATGATGGGGCAGATGGCCAGCCAGTTCGGCCTGCCCGGCATGCCTGGAATGGGCGGGGGGCGCAGCGCCACGAAGAAGAAGCCGAAGGGACGCAAGGGCAAGAACGGCAAGCGCAAGCCGGTGAAGAACCGTGGCGGCGCGAAGCCGGGAATGCCCGGTGGCATGCCGAGCATGGCGGACCTGCAAAAAATGCAGGAGCAGCTGGGCGGGGGTATGCCCGGTATGCCCGGAGCAGGGAAGATGCCGCCGGGCATGGAGGGCCTCGACCTGAATAACCTCGACTTCTCCCAGGCGATGAAGAATCTGGGGAAGAAAGGGAAGTAG
- a CDS encoding acyltransferase family protein — protein sequence MDSGRAASSTPQFRNDLEGLRGIAIALVVVFHIFVGRVSGGVDVFLFLSGYFFVGSQVRYALRENPRVNPWWPMWRTARRLIPSLVVVLAATVILVFALVPGLVSGELLRQFTATIFFAQNRELAAQGSDYAAVSPEASPLQHLWSISIQGQFYLAAILLGTVIAVLVTRTGISRTWVRRGTIALLVVVTVASLSWASRFGLFGTEPNYYSFFSRAWELTLGGLLALAAQVQIPRRFSALTAGSGLTLIALTGVVIPTTLAYPGPLTLMPIGGAALIVLSNPANPVSSILSSRPITWLGSVAYPLYLWHWPLLIIAVTIGSHTIPPLSVGLGVIALSIVLAQATHTAVEEPLRMHGKRPTKQDAPVTAALGSLRRPAGAARAAGGVLIATSTAAILSLSPMWERHVTIADSPSSAEQHPGAMALRGASVPDVPAQPAPMLASSITTHIFRDGCVISQDEPGDAAPEADCVYGDPEAETTVALVGGSHAETYGVALDELGKKHGFKVITFIRQTCPMVFTPGDLVSHRCAKWSLNTFNELASLDPAVVVSTSTRPAGSAGEASPSTDSVPPEYVEVWDAFAEAEIPFLGLRDNPWIFDADGTPLNPNGCVVNGGSVAECSMPATTMYSPEDPAADYSDADAMRHMVDTSGWYCPDGLCPPVIGNVTVYRDQNHISNAYSLTLAPLIWHHLGPLLEETAGS from the coding sequence ATGGACAGTGGGAGGGCAGCCAGTAGCACCCCCCAATTCCGCAACGACCTCGAAGGTTTGCGCGGCATCGCCATCGCCCTCGTCGTGGTGTTCCATATTTTCGTGGGGCGCGTATCCGGCGGTGTGGACGTGTTCCTTTTCCTCTCGGGGTACTTCTTCGTCGGGTCACAGGTGCGCTACGCGCTACGCGAGAACCCCCGCGTAAATCCGTGGTGGCCCATGTGGCGCACCGCCCGCCGTCTCATACCCTCGCTGGTGGTGGTACTGGCGGCGACCGTCATCCTCGTGTTCGCGCTCGTTCCGGGACTGGTGAGCGGAGAACTCCTGCGGCAGTTCACCGCCACCATCTTCTTCGCCCAGAACCGCGAGCTCGCCGCCCAGGGCTCTGATTACGCCGCTGTGAGCCCGGAAGCATCGCCGCTGCAGCACTTGTGGTCCATCAGCATTCAGGGGCAGTTCTATCTCGCCGCCATCCTGCTCGGAACGGTCATTGCAGTGCTTGTCACTCGGACGGGCATATCCCGAACCTGGGTGCGACGCGGGACCATCGCGTTGCTCGTGGTGGTGACCGTGGCATCGTTGAGCTGGGCATCGCGCTTCGGCCTTTTCGGCACGGAACCGAACTATTACTCCTTCTTTTCCCGCGCCTGGGAGCTGACGCTGGGAGGATTGCTCGCCCTGGCCGCACAGGTGCAGATTCCGAGGCGGTTCAGCGCCCTCACCGCCGGCAGCGGTCTCACACTGATAGCGTTGACCGGTGTTGTCATTCCCACAACCCTGGCATATCCCGGACCGCTCACCCTGATGCCGATTGGCGGGGCTGCACTGATTGTGCTGAGCAACCCAGCCAATCCCGTGTCATCGATTCTTTCGTCGCGGCCGATTACCTGGCTCGGTTCCGTCGCCTATCCCCTCTATCTATGGCACTGGCCACTGTTGATCATCGCCGTCACCATAGGCTCGCATACCATTCCACCCCTGTCCGTCGGCCTGGGAGTTATCGCGCTTTCCATTGTCCTTGCCCAGGCAACGCACACGGCGGTCGAGGAGCCCTTGCGCATGCACGGCAAGCGCCCGACGAAACAAGACGCACCCGTCACGGCAGCGCTGGGTTCTCTGCGGCGGCCCGCGGGTGCCGCGCGGGCGGCGGGCGGTGTCCTCATCGCCACCAGCACGGCAGCGATCCTGTCGCTGTCACCGATGTGGGAGCGACACGTCACCATCGCCGATTCCCCCTCCAGTGCGGAGCAGCATCCGGGGGCAATGGCTCTGCGCGGCGCCTCAGTTCCGGATGTGCCTGCTCAGCCGGCACCCATGCTGGCCTCCAGCATCACCACCCACATCTTCCGCGACGGCTGCGTGATTTCCCAGGATGAGCCGGGGGATGCCGCGCCGGAAGCAGATTGCGTCTACGGAGACCCCGAGGCCGAAACAACCGTGGCCTTGGTCGGCGGCTCCCACGCCGAAACATACGGTGTGGCACTCGACGAGCTGGGCAAGAAACACGGGTTTAAGGTCATCACTTTCATCCGCCAGACGTGCCCGATGGTGTTTACCCCCGGAGACCTGGTCAGCCACCGGTGCGCGAAGTGGTCGCTCAACACATTCAACGAGCTCGCATCCCTCGACCCGGCCGTGGTGGTCTCTACCTCGACACGCCCGGCCGGCTCAGCCGGAGAAGCGAGCCCATCCACGGATTCCGTTCCCCCGGAGTACGTGGAGGTGTGGGATGCCTTCGCCGAGGCCGAGATCCCGTTTCTCGGGCTCAGAGACAACCCGTGGATTTTCGATGCCGACGGGACCCCCTTGAACCCCAACGGCTGTGTAGTCAACGGCGGCTCGGTCGCCGAATGCAGCATGCCCGCCACGACGATGTACTCGCCCGAAGACCCGGCCGCCGACTACTCCGATGCGGACGCCATGCGCCACATGGTGGACACCTCCGGCTGGTACTGTCCCGACGGGCTGTGCCCGCCCGTGATCGGAAACGTCACCGTCTACCGGGACCAGAACCACATCTCCAACGCTTACTCTCTCACTCTGGCACCGCTTATCTGGCACCACCTCGGCCCCCTCTTGGAGGAGACGGCCGGGAGTTGA
- the rpsP gene encoding 30S ribosomal protein S16, translating to MAVKIKLQRLGKIRNAQYRVVIADARARRDGKVIENIGIYHPKEEPSLIRINSERAQYWLGVGAQPTEPVLALLKVTGDWQKHKGLDGAEGTLKVAPEKPSKLELFNQALEEANNGPTAEAITEKRKKAKDEAEAKAAAEAEAAAKAEAEAAAESAAESSEEAPAEEDAAEEN from the coding sequence ATGGCTGTCAAGATTAAGCTGCAGCGTCTCGGCAAGATCCGCAACGCCCAGTACCGCGTCGTCATCGCCGACGCACGTGCCCGCCGCGACGGCAAGGTGATCGAGAACATCGGCATCTACCACCCGAAGGAGGAGCCGTCGCTGATCCGCATCAATTCCGAGCGTGCACAGTACTGGCTCGGCGTCGGCGCCCAGCCGACCGAGCCGGTTCTCGCGCTGCTCAAGGTGACCGGCGATTGGCAGAAGCACAAGGGCCTCGACGGCGCCGAGGGCACCCTGAAGGTTGCTCCGGAGAAGCCGTCCAAGCTCGAGCTGTTCAACCAGGCTCTCGAGGAGGCCAACAACGGCCCGACCGCCGAGGCCATCACCGAGAAGCGCAAGAAGGCCAAGGATGAGGCAGAGGCTAAGGCTGCCGCCGAGGCTGAGGCTGCTGCGAAGGCTGAGGCAGAGGCTGCCGCAGAGTCCGCAGCAGAGTCTTCCGAGGAAGCTCCGGCTGAGGAAGATGCCGCTGAGGAGAACTAG
- the rimM gene encoding ribosome maturation factor RimM (Essential for efficient processing of 16S rRNA): MELLIGKVVKSHGIKGEVAVEVLTDDPGERFVVGEVLTGRQPGKERELTIKTLRPHQNRLLMSFEEVPDRTQADSLRGMQFFAPPLEREEDSEEFYDHELIGLKVIHEGREVGEVTGVMDTPNRKILEIDYDGREVLVPFVIDFVPEIDLGEQTLTITPPEGLLDV, from the coding sequence ATGGAGCTGCTCATCGGCAAGGTCGTTAAATCCCACGGCATCAAGGGAGAGGTCGCCGTCGAGGTGCTTACCGATGACCCCGGCGAGCGCTTCGTCGTCGGGGAGGTGCTGACTGGCCGGCAGCCGGGCAAGGAGCGCGAGCTGACCATCAAGACGCTGCGACCGCACCAAAACCGCCTGCTGATGAGCTTTGAAGAGGTGCCCGACCGCACGCAGGCGGACTCGCTGCGCGGGATGCAGTTCTTCGCCCCGCCGCTCGAGCGCGAGGAGGACTCGGAGGAGTTCTACGACCACGAGCTCATCGGGCTCAAGGTGATCCACGAGGGCCGCGAAGTCGGTGAGGTCACCGGCGTGATGGACACGCCGAACCGGAAGATCCTGGAGATCGACTACGACGGCCGCGAGGTGTTAGTCCCGTTCGTGATCGACTTCGTTCCGGAGATTGATCTGGGCGAGCAGACGCTGACGATCACCCCGCCGGAGGGCCTGCTGGATGTCTAA